The Kwoniella shandongensis chromosome 11, complete sequence genome has a segment encoding these proteins:
- a CDS encoding eukaryotic translation initiation factor 6: MAVRAQFENSTDIGVFSKLTNAYCLTALASSTNFYSVFEAELDGVIPIVHTTIGGTRIVGRLTAGNRHGLLVPSSTTDQELQHLRNALPPAVAIQRVEERLSALGNVIACNDYVALVHPDIDRETEEIIADTLKVEVFRQTVASNVLVGSYCALSNQGGLVHPKTSRSELDELSSLLQVPLVAGTVNRGSEVIGAGLVVNDWCAFTGLDTTATEVSVIEATFHLQGQTSAAVITEMRDSLIDNYA; the protein is encoded by the exons ATGGCTGTCC GTGCACAATTCGAGAACTCTACCGACATCGGTGTCTTCTCCAAGCTCACCAATGC TTACTGTCTCACCGCCCTTGCTTCCTCTACCAACTTTTACTCTGTGTTCGAGGCCGAGCTTGACGGTGTTATCCCCATCGTACACACGACGATCGGTGGTACCCGAATCGTCGGTCGATTGACCGCTGGAAACAGACACGGTCTCctcgtcccttcttccacgaCCGATCAAGAACTCCAACATCTCCGAAACGCCCTCCCTCCCGCCGTCGCCATCCAGcgtgtggaagagagactcTCCGCTCTCGGAAACGTCATTGCGTGTAACGATTATGTGGCTTTGGTCCATCCTGATATCGATAGAGAGACAGAGGAGATCATCGCGGATACTTTGAAAGTGGAAGTTTTTAGACAGACAGTAGCAAGTAATGTCCTCGTTGGAAGTTATTGTGCCCTGTCAAATCAA GGCGGTCTCGTTCATCCCAAAACCTCTCGATCTGAACTCGACGAAttgtcttcccttctccaagtCCCCCTCGTCGCAGGAACAGTCAACAGAGGTTCCGAGGTTATCGGTGCCGGTCTCGTCGTCAACGATTGGTGCGCTTTCACAGGGTTGGATACCACCGCCACTGAAGTCAGCGTTATCGAGGCTACCTTCC ACCTACAAGGACAAACGTCTGCTGCTGTCATCACTGAGATGCGTGATAGTTTGATCGACAACTACGCTTAA